The window AGCCGATATCACCTGCGCCCGGGACAGCATCGCCCCGTAAGATACACAATGATTACCTGAAATTACTTCTCTCATACCTTTACCACGAAAACACGAAATTGAGAAAACACTAAATTAATTAATTTACTATCCTTTTTATATCCAGTACAGGCTTGGCAAAATTGAGCAAAAGCCCAATCTTCAGTCCTGTTGCTTTCAAATAAGATAATAGCTGAGCTGTATGCGACTCATCGAATTCCTTCACCGCTTTCAACTCAACAATGACTTGATTATCAACTATCAAATCAAGCCTATGAACCCCTATTTCCTTTCCGTCGTAATATATCTTTATTTCCTTTTGTTCGACTACCGGCAACCCTCTTTTCGCCAATTCAATAGGCAATGCCGCTTGGTATATCGACTCCAGAAAACCCGGTCCCAGTTTCTTATGCACCTCAATTCCAGCGCCTATAATCTTCTTAGACAGCTCGTCAAATTCCATTTAATCCGTTTTTAACTATATTTCGCTTCTTTCGTACTTTCTTAATATCCTAAGAAATCTTATCCTTTTCCTTATTTCCCACTTTCGCGCTTTCGTGGTATCCTAATAGCCTTTTCTTTTCCCACTATCTTATTCTTTTTCCTACTTTCGTATTTTCGTGCCTTCGTGGTAAATTATTTATCTCTTCTCTTCCACTAAGCTTATGGCCCGGCGCGGGCATTCAGTCACGCACACGCCGCAACCCTTGCAATAATCGTAATTGAACTCATAGCCGGACTTCTTCTTGAGCACGGCCATATCCGGACAGAAAATAAAACAGTTGTCACACTTATTGCATACCCCGCAACTGAAGCAACGGGTCGATTCTTTATGTAATGTCTCGTCCTTGTATCCCTGGAGCACCTCGTCAAAACTGCTGGTCCGCTTGTTGACCGGCAATTTCTGCATATCCATCCGCGGCGCCACTTCGAAGTAAGCCGTATTGAGTTCCTCAAAGGCCACCGGCTTGGTTGTCTTGGGTTGCGGCTGGTTGAGCTTACCCTTGACCAGGTATTCGTTGATGGCAAAGGCCGCCCGCTTGCCGGCCCCAATGGCCTCAACCACCGTGCGCGGCCCGGTCAGCGCGTCGCCGCCCACGAACACGCCGTTGACCACGGTCATGCCGTTGCCGTCGGCCCGTATCCAGCCGTCATTCAACACGCCCGGCGGCAGGAACGAGGTCTCAGCCATCTCGCCGATGGCCGTGATGATGCCGTCCAGCTTGACCTTAAAATTAGAACCCTTTATCGGCACCGGCGACCGCCGGCCGGACTTGTCCACCGGCCCCAGCTTCATCCGGATGCATTCCAACCCGGTTATCTTCGAACCCTTGGTCAATATCTTAACCGGAGCCGTCAGGAACAGGAAC of the Candidatus Brocadiia bacterium genome contains:
- a CDS encoding GxxExxY protein — protein: MEFDELSKKIIGAGIEVHKKLGPGFLESIYQAALPIELAKRGLPVVEQKEIKIYYDGKEIGVHRLDLIVDNQVIVELKAVKEFDESHTAQLLSYLKATGLKIGLLLNFAKPVLDIKRIVN